A section of the Acropora muricata isolate sample 2 chromosome 4, ASM3666990v1, whole genome shotgun sequence genome encodes:
- the LOC136915175 gene encoding uncharacterized protein — MSEWKTAPTHTIAGLQELYQQLLPTKVYHQKKTGTHKSQDVKCRMCGKAAETQAHVLAGCGAFAQSKYMTRHNAALKVVFYELLKDLDLVTSVPPWYSQNTPKPLYENEKGKALWDVPLYAEYAEVRNNRIDCTVIDKEKKKVVLLEMSCPWVSNRETKCAEKTSKYAPLRYELRRRYPGYKIEQHNIIIDALGGSSRSVKESLRQLVGSGRCNSVLRNMQKAVISSSLNIARTFKVLSD; from the coding sequence ATGAGCGAGTGGAAGACTGCTCCGACTCACACTATAGCAGGGCTGCAGGAGTTATACCAGCAACTCCTGCCAACGAAAGTCtaccatcagaaaaagacaGGGACTCACAAAAGTCAGGATGTGAAATGTCGCATGTGTGGTAAGGCCGCTGAAACGCAAGCGCACGTGCTAGCTGGGTGTGGTGCGTTTGCCCAGTCAAAATACATGACGCGACACAACGCAGCACTCAAGGTGGTTTTCTACGAGCTTTTGAAAGACCTAGACCTAGTGACATCTGtaccaccgtggtattctcagAATACGCCGAAGCCGCTCTACGAGAACGAGAAAGGAAAGGCACTCTGGGACGTACCACTGTATGCAGAATACGCGGAGGTGAGAAACAACAGGATAGACTGTACTGTTATAgacaaggagaagaagaaagtggtGCTACTCGAAATGAGCTGTCCATGGGTTAGTAACAGAGAGACCAAGTGTGCAGAGAAGACGAGTAAGTACGCTCCGCTGCGGTACGAACTAAGAAGGAGATACCCGGGGTACAAGATTGAGCAGCATAATATCATAATAGACGCGCTAGGAGGGAGCTCGCGAAGTGTCAAGGAAAGCTTACGCCAATTGGTTGGAAGTGGCCGATGTAATTCAGTGCTGAGGAACATGCAGAAAGCTGTGATCTCTAGCTCCCTTAACATTGCCAGGACCTTCAAGGTCCTGTCGGACTAA
- the LOC136914740 gene encoding G-protein coupled receptor 157-like isoform X2, with amino-acid sequence MELVDVEREPFQLLSSKSPARGSLNEILCTTAASLSIVGTLVIIGTFLKWPDLRSNSRKIIVCISIGDLFVAISNVVGLYTETRVLVCKIQATLNIAAILSSFFWTVYLSFYIYMTVCRKITPQSEKRIMLFFLLTAWGIPLIIAATAYGVGAVGNSDDVVSSGWCWIKYSPDDKTNWPWQKMLFWMCMAGKGWEILSYFAICVFYFLVKWQIRREINRGFPAGSHFLSIRSIEVVRKADRKLMFIPVVFILLRIWGTIRFFRVWVYYPSKPSPIEWLILLHLIWRCSFLFRVLATAVKVLPILCCFVCLQIR; translated from the exons ATGGAGCTGGTTGATGTTGAGCGCGAGCCCTTTCAGTTACTTTCATCAAAGTCTCCTGCACGTGGAAGTTTAAATGAGATTTTATGTACTACGGCAGCTTCACTGTCAATTGTGGGAACTCTAGTTATCATTGGTACATTCTTGAAGTGGCCCGATCTAAGATCCAACTCAAGGAAGATTATTGTTTGTATTTCAATTGGTGATCTCTTTGTCGCCATATCAAATGTAGTAGGACTCTACACAGAAACTCGTGTGTTAGTGTGCAAAATTCAAGCAACATTGAACATAGCTGCGATattgtcttcttttttctgGACAGTTTACTTGTCTTTTTACATCTACATGACTGTTTGCAGAAAGATAACGCCGCAAAGCGAAAAGAGAATCATGTTGTTTTTTCTACTCACTGCATGGGGAATTCCCTTAATAATAGCAGCCACTGCTTACGGAGTTGGGGCAGTGGGCAATTCAGATGATGTCGTGTCTTCAGGATGGTGCTGGATAAAATACAGTCCCGATGATAAAACAAATTGGCCTTGGCAGAAGATGTTGTTTTGGATGTGCATGGCCGGAAAGGGATGGGAAATCCTTTCATACTTTGCTATAtgtgtgttttattttttggtgAAGTGGCAAATTCGACGTGAG ATAAACAGAGGATTTCCAGCAGGAAGCCATTTTTTAAGCATCAGGTCTATAGAGGTTGTAAGAAAGGCTGATCGCAAGTTGATGTTCATTCCAGTTGTGTTTATTTTGCTGCGCATCTGGGGAACAATCAGATTTTTTCGTGTGTGGGTATATTACCCTTCAAAACCATCACCCATTGAATGGCTCATACTCCTTCAT ctaATATGGAGATGTTCATTTCTTTTCAGGGTATTGGCGACAGCAGTCAAGGTTTTGCCAATTTtgtgctgttttgtttgtttacagaTAAGATAA
- the LOC136914740 gene encoding G-protein coupled receptor 157-like isoform X1, whose product MELVDVEREPFQLLSSKSPARGSLNEILCTTAASLSIVGTLVIIGTFLKWPDLRSNSRKIIVCISIGDLFVAISNVVGLYTETRVLVCKIQATLNIAAILSSFFWTVYLSFYIYMTVCRKITPQSEKRIMLFFLLTAWGIPLIIAATAYGVGAVGNSDDVVSSGWCWIKYSPDDKTNWPWQKMLFWMCMAGKGWEILSYFAICVFYFLVKWQIRREINRGFPAGSHFLSIRSIEVVRKADRKLMFIPVVFILLRIWGTIRFFRVWVYYPSKPSPIEWLILLHGIGDSSQGFANFVLFCLFTDKIREKFRLCGSNQERDPLFESTNLTYGAKN is encoded by the exons ATGGAGCTGGTTGATGTTGAGCGCGAGCCCTTTCAGTTACTTTCATCAAAGTCTCCTGCACGTGGAAGTTTAAATGAGATTTTATGTACTACGGCAGCTTCACTGTCAATTGTGGGAACTCTAGTTATCATTGGTACATTCTTGAAGTGGCCCGATCTAAGATCCAACTCAAGGAAGATTATTGTTTGTATTTCAATTGGTGATCTCTTTGTCGCCATATCAAATGTAGTAGGACTCTACACAGAAACTCGTGTGTTAGTGTGCAAAATTCAAGCAACATTGAACATAGCTGCGATattgtcttcttttttctgGACAGTTTACTTGTCTTTTTACATCTACATGACTGTTTGCAGAAAGATAACGCCGCAAAGCGAAAAGAGAATCATGTTGTTTTTTCTACTCACTGCATGGGGAATTCCCTTAATAATAGCAGCCACTGCTTACGGAGTTGGGGCAGTGGGCAATTCAGATGATGTCGTGTCTTCAGGATGGTGCTGGATAAAATACAGTCCCGATGATAAAACAAATTGGCCTTGGCAGAAGATGTTGTTTTGGATGTGCATGGCCGGAAAGGGATGGGAAATCCTTTCATACTTTGCTATAtgtgtgttttattttttggtgAAGTGGCAAATTCGACGTGAG ATAAACAGAGGATTTCCAGCAGGAAGCCATTTTTTAAGCATCAGGTCTATAGAGGTTGTAAGAAAGGCTGATCGCAAGTTGATGTTCATTCCAGTTGTGTTTATTTTGCTGCGCATCTGGGGAACAATCAGATTTTTTCGTGTGTGGGTATATTACCCTTCAAAACCATCACCCATTGAATGGCTCATACTCCTTCAT GGTATTGGCGACAGCAGTCAAGGTTTTGCCAATTTtgtgctgttttgtttgtttacagaTAAGATAAGGGAGAAATTCCGACTTTGTGGTTCAAATCAGGAGAGAGATCCTTTGTTTGAGAGCACAAATTTAACATACGGAGCAAAAAATTAA